Proteins encoded together in one Musa acuminata AAA Group cultivar baxijiao chromosome BXJ3-6, Cavendish_Baxijiao_AAA, whole genome shotgun sequence window:
- the LOC135582315 gene encoding potassium channel AKT2-like isoform X2 translates to MENLLAHGLEIQMLSCRCWEAFMVALVAYSAWVYPFEIAFMHAAPKGGLFLTDNVIDAFFAADIVLTFFVAYIDSRTQVLVCDPRKIATRYLSTWFIMDLTSTLPFEGLGYLITGRVKAGVSYSLLGTLRLWRLRKVKQFFTRLEKDIRFSYFCIRCVRLLFVTFFLVHCAGCLYYLLADRYPHQGKTWIGAAVPNFREANLWMRYIASIYWSISTMTTVGYGDLHAVNTREMIFNIFYMLCNLGLTAYLIGNMTNLVVEGTRRTMEFRNSIQVASNFVCRNHLPPHLKEQILAYMCLRFKAETLNQQHLMDQLPKALCKSICQHLFLPTVKEAYLFKGVSRETLLLLVTKMKVEYIPPREDVIMQNEAPEDVYIVVSGEVEIIYSDNEMEQVVGKFSTGDIFGEFTALSERPQSFIFRTRTLSQLLKLKQSTLKEVLHAKQKDGIIIMKNFLKHQTEFKDISIDNLIGENGEFEETNKPCNLLTVAATGNSCFLDKLLKAGMDPDIGDSKGRTPLHIAASKGYEDCVLVLINHACNINIQDMDGNTPLWDAITGKHHNIFNILHRCACVSNPYTSANLLCLASKRNDLSTMRELLNHGLNIDSENHEGLTALQIASAENHEEMVTFLVMNGASIVKSNPNGSIERRMKKEILEEMIQQRDVGYPTMALEPYGAFKKTEVLREQDNSLKLEANEHRPRISVFNGHPLLRNSHSETGKLISLPSTMEELRTIIGKKFEVDARYKILTNEDAAEVDSIDVLRDNDKIFIVGEDELLKLDIKC, encoded by the exons ATGGAGAATCTTCTTGCCCATGGACTCGAGATACAG ATGTTGTCTTGCAGGTGCTGGGAAGCGTTCATGGTGGCGCTGGTAGCGTACTCTGCATGGGTGTATCCGTTCGAGATCGCGTTCATGCACGCCGCGCCGAAGGGTGGGCTGTTCCTCACCGACAACGTCATCGACGCCTTCTTCGCGGCCGACATCGTTCTCACGTTCTTCGTGGCTTACATCGATTCCAGGACGCAGGTTCTTGTTTGTGACCCCAGGAAGATTGCCACCAG ATACTTGTCAACATGGTTCATCATGGATTTGACATCAACACTTCCATTTGAGGGTCTTGGCTACTTGATCACTGGAAGAGTCAAGGCAGGAGTCTCTTACAGCTTGTTGGGCACATTAAGACTCTGGCGTCTCAGGAAGGTCAAACAATTCTTCACAAG GCTAGAAAAAGATATCAGGTTCAGCTATTTCTGCATTAGATGCGTTAGACTCCTATTT GTTACCTTTTTCTTAGTCCACTGTGCTGGATGCCTCTACTACTTGCTGGCTGATCGGTATCCACATCAAGGGAAGACTTGGATTGGTGCTGCAGTGCCAAACTTCAGGGAAGCTAACTTGTGGATGCGTTACATAGCCTCCATCTACTGGTCTATATCCACAATGACAACAGTTGGTTATGGCGATCTTCATGCTGTGAACACAAGAGAAATGATCTTTAATATTTTCTATATGCTCTGTAACCTAGGCCTCACTGCATACTTGATTGGAAATATGACCAATCTGGTTGTTGAAGGAACACGACGCACAATGGAATTC AGGAATAGCATACAAGTTGCATCTAACTTTGTATGCAGAAACCACTTACCACCACATCTGAAAGAACAGATATTGGCTTATATGTGTCTTAGATTTAAAGCAGAGACCTTAAACCAACAACATCTGATGGACCAATTACCAAAAGCACTATGCAAAAGCATCTGTCAGCATCTCTTCCTGCCGACTGTCAAGGAGGCTTACCTCTTTAAAGGTGTCTCGAGGGAAACACTCTTACTGTTG GTAACTAAGATGAAAGTCGAGTACATTCCACCCAGAGAGGATGTCATCATGCAAAATGAAGCCCCAGAAGATGTATACATTGTTGTATCAGGTGAAGTTGAAATCATATATTCTGATAATGAGATGGAACAAGTTGTAGGGAAGTTTAGCACAGGAGATATATTTGGAGAATTTACTGCACTCAGCGAAAGGCCTCAAAGCTTTATATTCCGCACTAGAACATTGTCTCAGCTGTTAAAGTTGAAGCAGAGCACCCTGAAAGAAGTTCTGCATGCAAAACAAAAGGATGGTATAATTATCATGAAGAACTTTCTTAAG catcaaacagaattcaaggACATCAGCATCGATAATCTGATAGGGGAGAATGGAGAATTTGAAGAAACTAACAAACCGTGCAATCTACTCACAGTAGCTGCTACAGGAAATAGTTGCTTCCTTGACAAACTCCTCAAAGCAGGAATGGATCCTGATATTGGTGACTCCAAAGGAAGAACTCCATTG CATATAGCAGCATCAAAAGGATACGAGGATTGTGTTTTGGTTCTAATCAACCATGCCTGCAACATCAATATACAAG ACATGGATGGAAATACTCCATTATGGGATGCTATCACAGGAAAACACCATAACATTTTCAATATCTTGCACCGGTGTGCATGTGTTTCCAATCCCTATACCAGTGCCAATCTTCTATGTCTTGCGTCTAAAAGAAATGACCTTTCGACTATGAGAGAGCTGTTAAACCATGGTTTAAACATAGATTCCGAGAACCATGAAGGACTGACAGCATTGCAGATAGCAAGTGCTGAAAATCATGAAGAAATGGTTACATTCCTGGTCATGAATGGGGCGAGCATAGTGAAATCAAATCCAAATGGGAGCATAGAAAGGAGGATGAAAAAAGAAATATTAGAAGAAATGATCCAGCAAAGAGATGTTGGATATCCAACTATGGCATTAGAACCTTATGGAGCGTTTAAGAAAACAGAAGTACTTAGAGAGCAAGATAATTCCCTGAAATTGGAAGCAAATGAACATCGACCAAGGATTAGTGTATTCAACGGCCATCCACTGCTCAGAAACAGCCATTCAGAAACTGGAAAGCTAATAAGTTTGCCAAGCACCATGGAAGAGCTCAGAACAATTATTG GCAAGAAGTTTGAAGTCGATGCAAGATACAAAATATTGACAAATGAAGATGCTGCTGAGGTAGACTCCATTGATGTTCTGAGagataatgataaaatttttatcgtTGGGGAGGATGAACTTCTTAAGCTTGACATCAAATGCTAA
- the LOC135582315 gene encoding potassium channel AKT2-like isoform X3 gives MDLTSTLPFEGLGYLITGRVKAGVSYSLLGTLRLWRLRKVKQFFTRLEKDIRFSYFCIRCVRLLFVTFFLVHCAGCLYYLLADRYPHQGKTWIGAAVPNFREANLWMRYIASIYWSISTMTTVGYGDLHAVNTREMIFNIFYMLCNLGLTAYLIGNMTNLVVEGTRRTMEFRNSIQVASNFVCRNHLPPHLKEQILAYMCLRFKAETLNQQHLMDQLPKALCKSICQHLFLPTVKEAYLFKGVSRETLLLLVTKMKVEYIPPREDVIMQNEAPEDVYIVVSGEVEIIYSDNEMEQVVGKFSTGDIFGEFTALSERPQSFIFRTRTLSQLLKLKQSTLKEVLHAKQKDGIIIMKNFLKHQTEFKDISIDNLIGENGEFEETNKPCNLLTVAATGNSCFLDKLLKAGMDPDIGDSKGRTPLHIAASKGYEDCVLVLINHACNINIQDMDGNTPLWDAITGKHHNIFNILHRCACVSNPYTSANLLCLASKRNDLSTMRELLNHGLNIDSENHEGLTALQIASAENHEEMVTFLVMNGASIVKSNPNGSIERRMKKEILEEMIQQRDVGYPTMALEPYGAFKKTEVLREQDNSLKLEANEHRPRISVFNGHPLLRNSHSETGKLISLPSTMEELRTIIGKKFEVDARYKILTNEDAAEVDSIDVLRDNDKIFIVGEDELLKLDIKC, from the exons ATGGATTTGACATCAACACTTCCATTTGAGGGTCTTGGCTACTTGATCACTGGAAGAGTCAAGGCAGGAGTCTCTTACAGCTTGTTGGGCACATTAAGACTCTGGCGTCTCAGGAAGGTCAAACAATTCTTCACAAG GCTAGAAAAAGATATCAGGTTCAGCTATTTCTGCATTAGATGCGTTAGACTCCTATTT GTTACCTTTTTCTTAGTCCACTGTGCTGGATGCCTCTACTACTTGCTGGCTGATCGGTATCCACATCAAGGGAAGACTTGGATTGGTGCTGCAGTGCCAAACTTCAGGGAAGCTAACTTGTGGATGCGTTACATAGCCTCCATCTACTGGTCTATATCCACAATGACAACAGTTGGTTATGGCGATCTTCATGCTGTGAACACAAGAGAAATGATCTTTAATATTTTCTATATGCTCTGTAACCTAGGCCTCACTGCATACTTGATTGGAAATATGACCAATCTGGTTGTTGAAGGAACACGACGCACAATGGAATTC AGGAATAGCATACAAGTTGCATCTAACTTTGTATGCAGAAACCACTTACCACCACATCTGAAAGAACAGATATTGGCTTATATGTGTCTTAGATTTAAAGCAGAGACCTTAAACCAACAACATCTGATGGACCAATTACCAAAAGCACTATGCAAAAGCATCTGTCAGCATCTCTTCCTGCCGACTGTCAAGGAGGCTTACCTCTTTAAAGGTGTCTCGAGGGAAACACTCTTACTGTTG GTAACTAAGATGAAAGTCGAGTACATTCCACCCAGAGAGGATGTCATCATGCAAAATGAAGCCCCAGAAGATGTATACATTGTTGTATCAGGTGAAGTTGAAATCATATATTCTGATAATGAGATGGAACAAGTTGTAGGGAAGTTTAGCACAGGAGATATATTTGGAGAATTTACTGCACTCAGCGAAAGGCCTCAAAGCTTTATATTCCGCACTAGAACATTGTCTCAGCTGTTAAAGTTGAAGCAGAGCACCCTGAAAGAAGTTCTGCATGCAAAACAAAAGGATGGTATAATTATCATGAAGAACTTTCTTAAG catcaaacagaattcaaggACATCAGCATCGATAATCTGATAGGGGAGAATGGAGAATTTGAAGAAACTAACAAACCGTGCAATCTACTCACAGTAGCTGCTACAGGAAATAGTTGCTTCCTTGACAAACTCCTCAAAGCAGGAATGGATCCTGATATTGGTGACTCCAAAGGAAGAACTCCATTG CATATAGCAGCATCAAAAGGATACGAGGATTGTGTTTTGGTTCTAATCAACCATGCCTGCAACATCAATATACAAG ACATGGATGGAAATACTCCATTATGGGATGCTATCACAGGAAAACACCATAACATTTTCAATATCTTGCACCGGTGTGCATGTGTTTCCAATCCCTATACCAGTGCCAATCTTCTATGTCTTGCGTCTAAAAGAAATGACCTTTCGACTATGAGAGAGCTGTTAAACCATGGTTTAAACATAGATTCCGAGAACCATGAAGGACTGACAGCATTGCAGATAGCAAGTGCTGAAAATCATGAAGAAATGGTTACATTCCTGGTCATGAATGGGGCGAGCATAGTGAAATCAAATCCAAATGGGAGCATAGAAAGGAGGATGAAAAAAGAAATATTAGAAGAAATGATCCAGCAAAGAGATGTTGGATATCCAACTATGGCATTAGAACCTTATGGAGCGTTTAAGAAAACAGAAGTACTTAGAGAGCAAGATAATTCCCTGAAATTGGAAGCAAATGAACATCGACCAAGGATTAGTGTATTCAACGGCCATCCACTGCTCAGAAACAGCCATTCAGAAACTGGAAAGCTAATAAGTTTGCCAAGCACCATGGAAGAGCTCAGAACAATTATTG GCAAGAAGTTTGAAGTCGATGCAAGATACAAAATATTGACAAATGAAGATGCTGCTGAGGTAGACTCCATTGATGTTCTGAGagataatgataaaatttttatcgtTGGGGAGGATGAACTTCTTAAGCTTGACATCAAATGCTAA
- the LOC135640588 gene encoding uncharacterized protein LOC135640588, with protein sequence MSWERRGGERTKKKGREEQASACYAHACASERREGGKKEGAAMRKRVMVVIDRTARAKHAMMWALTHVANKGDVMTLLHVLPPHCSASAHREEETSQLVNSLGSMCKAMRPQVRVEALVIQGPKLATVLGQVKKLDASVLVLKQSKPSSLCCMFQSSHEDLVEQCISRAECLTMAVRKQSSGVGGFLVSTRWQKNFWLLA encoded by the exons ATGAGCTGGGAGAGAAGAGGGGGTGAGCGCACGAAGAAGAAGGGACGGGAAGAACAAGCCTCTGCTTGCTACGCTCATGCCTGCGCTTCCGAGAGGAGGGAAGGGGGGAAAAAGGAGGGGGCGGCGATGAGGAAGAGGGTGATGGTGGTGATAGACCGCACCGCTCGCGCCAAGCATGCCATGATGTGGGCGTTGACTCATGTGGCGAACAAGGGGGACGTCATGACCCTCCTCCATGTCCTCCCTCCCCATTGCTCCGCCTCTGCTCACAGGGAGGAGGAGACTTCCCAACTCGTCAACTCCCTTGGTTCCATGTGCAAGGCGATGCGACCCCAG GTACGAGTGGAAGCATTGGTTATCCAAGGACCCAAACTGGCCACCGTTCTGGGCCAAGTCAAGAAGCTTGATGCCTCTGTTCTGGTGCTGAAGCAGTCCAAACCATCCTCACTGTGCTG CATGTTCCAGAGCAGCCATGAGGACTTGGTGGAGCAGTGCATCAGCAGAGCCGAGTGCTTGACCATGGCAGTGAGGAAACAGAGCAGTGGAGTGGGTGGATTCCTTGTGAGCACCAGATGGCAGAAGAACTTCTGGCTTCTGGCCTAG
- the LOC135582315 gene encoding potassium channel AKT2-like isoform X1 — protein MAGSPCQDSGTAMKAHNSMTNGCRKHGDESSSESLSLSSLSKLVLPPLGMSSCSQNPNGSRWRIFLPMDSRYRCWEAFMVALVAYSAWVYPFEIAFMHAAPKGGLFLTDNVIDAFFAADIVLTFFVAYIDSRTQVLVCDPRKIATRYLSTWFIMDLTSTLPFEGLGYLITGRVKAGVSYSLLGTLRLWRLRKVKQFFTRLEKDIRFSYFCIRCVRLLFVTFFLVHCAGCLYYLLADRYPHQGKTWIGAAVPNFREANLWMRYIASIYWSISTMTTVGYGDLHAVNTREMIFNIFYMLCNLGLTAYLIGNMTNLVVEGTRRTMEFRNSIQVASNFVCRNHLPPHLKEQILAYMCLRFKAETLNQQHLMDQLPKALCKSICQHLFLPTVKEAYLFKGVSRETLLLLVTKMKVEYIPPREDVIMQNEAPEDVYIVVSGEVEIIYSDNEMEQVVGKFSTGDIFGEFTALSERPQSFIFRTRTLSQLLKLKQSTLKEVLHAKQKDGIIIMKNFLKHQTEFKDISIDNLIGENGEFEETNKPCNLLTVAATGNSCFLDKLLKAGMDPDIGDSKGRTPLHIAASKGYEDCVLVLINHACNINIQDMDGNTPLWDAITGKHHNIFNILHRCACVSNPYTSANLLCLASKRNDLSTMRELLNHGLNIDSENHEGLTALQIASAENHEEMVTFLVMNGASIVKSNPNGSIERRMKKEILEEMIQQRDVGYPTMALEPYGAFKKTEVLREQDNSLKLEANEHRPRISVFNGHPLLRNSHSETGKLISLPSTMEELRTIIGKKFEVDARYKILTNEDAAEVDSIDVLRDNDKIFIVGEDELLKLDIKC, from the exons ATGGCAGGCAGCCCGTGCCAAGACTCCGGTACGGCCATGAAGGCTCACAACTCCATGACGAACGGCTGCAGGAAGCACGGCGATGAGAGCAGCTCCGAGTCCCTTAGCCTCAGCAGCCTCTCCAAGCTCGTTCTTCCTCCTCTCGGCATGTCAAGCTGCAGCCAGAACCCGAACGGCTCGCGATGGAGAATCTTCTTGCCCATGGACTCGAGATACAG GTGCTGGGAAGCGTTCATGGTGGCGCTGGTAGCGTACTCTGCATGGGTGTATCCGTTCGAGATCGCGTTCATGCACGCCGCGCCGAAGGGTGGGCTGTTCCTCACCGACAACGTCATCGACGCCTTCTTCGCGGCCGACATCGTTCTCACGTTCTTCGTGGCTTACATCGATTCCAGGACGCAGGTTCTTGTTTGTGACCCCAGGAAGATTGCCACCAG ATACTTGTCAACATGGTTCATCATGGATTTGACATCAACACTTCCATTTGAGGGTCTTGGCTACTTGATCACTGGAAGAGTCAAGGCAGGAGTCTCTTACAGCTTGTTGGGCACATTAAGACTCTGGCGTCTCAGGAAGGTCAAACAATTCTTCACAAG GCTAGAAAAAGATATCAGGTTCAGCTATTTCTGCATTAGATGCGTTAGACTCCTATTT GTTACCTTTTTCTTAGTCCACTGTGCTGGATGCCTCTACTACTTGCTGGCTGATCGGTATCCACATCAAGGGAAGACTTGGATTGGTGCTGCAGTGCCAAACTTCAGGGAAGCTAACTTGTGGATGCGTTACATAGCCTCCATCTACTGGTCTATATCCACAATGACAACAGTTGGTTATGGCGATCTTCATGCTGTGAACACAAGAGAAATGATCTTTAATATTTTCTATATGCTCTGTAACCTAGGCCTCACTGCATACTTGATTGGAAATATGACCAATCTGGTTGTTGAAGGAACACGACGCACAATGGAATTC AGGAATAGCATACAAGTTGCATCTAACTTTGTATGCAGAAACCACTTACCACCACATCTGAAAGAACAGATATTGGCTTATATGTGTCTTAGATTTAAAGCAGAGACCTTAAACCAACAACATCTGATGGACCAATTACCAAAAGCACTATGCAAAAGCATCTGTCAGCATCTCTTCCTGCCGACTGTCAAGGAGGCTTACCTCTTTAAAGGTGTCTCGAGGGAAACACTCTTACTGTTG GTAACTAAGATGAAAGTCGAGTACATTCCACCCAGAGAGGATGTCATCATGCAAAATGAAGCCCCAGAAGATGTATACATTGTTGTATCAGGTGAAGTTGAAATCATATATTCTGATAATGAGATGGAACAAGTTGTAGGGAAGTTTAGCACAGGAGATATATTTGGAGAATTTACTGCACTCAGCGAAAGGCCTCAAAGCTTTATATTCCGCACTAGAACATTGTCTCAGCTGTTAAAGTTGAAGCAGAGCACCCTGAAAGAAGTTCTGCATGCAAAACAAAAGGATGGTATAATTATCATGAAGAACTTTCTTAAG catcaaacagaattcaaggACATCAGCATCGATAATCTGATAGGGGAGAATGGAGAATTTGAAGAAACTAACAAACCGTGCAATCTACTCACAGTAGCTGCTACAGGAAATAGTTGCTTCCTTGACAAACTCCTCAAAGCAGGAATGGATCCTGATATTGGTGACTCCAAAGGAAGAACTCCATTG CATATAGCAGCATCAAAAGGATACGAGGATTGTGTTTTGGTTCTAATCAACCATGCCTGCAACATCAATATACAAG ACATGGATGGAAATACTCCATTATGGGATGCTATCACAGGAAAACACCATAACATTTTCAATATCTTGCACCGGTGTGCATGTGTTTCCAATCCCTATACCAGTGCCAATCTTCTATGTCTTGCGTCTAAAAGAAATGACCTTTCGACTATGAGAGAGCTGTTAAACCATGGTTTAAACATAGATTCCGAGAACCATGAAGGACTGACAGCATTGCAGATAGCAAGTGCTGAAAATCATGAAGAAATGGTTACATTCCTGGTCATGAATGGGGCGAGCATAGTGAAATCAAATCCAAATGGGAGCATAGAAAGGAGGATGAAAAAAGAAATATTAGAAGAAATGATCCAGCAAAGAGATGTTGGATATCCAACTATGGCATTAGAACCTTATGGAGCGTTTAAGAAAACAGAAGTACTTAGAGAGCAAGATAATTCCCTGAAATTGGAAGCAAATGAACATCGACCAAGGATTAGTGTATTCAACGGCCATCCACTGCTCAGAAACAGCCATTCAGAAACTGGAAAGCTAATAAGTTTGCCAAGCACCATGGAAGAGCTCAGAACAATTATTG GCAAGAAGTTTGAAGTCGATGCAAGATACAAAATATTGACAAATGAAGATGCTGCTGAGGTAGACTCCATTGATGTTCTGAGagataatgataaaatttttatcgtTGGGGAGGATGAACTTCTTAAGCTTGACATCAAATGCTAA